A stretch of the Solanum dulcamara chromosome 6, daSolDulc1.2, whole genome shotgun sequence genome encodes the following:
- the LOC129892089 gene encoding zinc finger protein CONSTANS-LIKE 9-like — MGYTCEYCGEQRSIVYCRSDSACLCLSCDRNVHSANALSQRHSRTLVCERCNSQPAIFRCVEERVSLCQNCDWMAHASSSTGSTHKRQALNCYTGCPSAVELSTIWSFLLDDPSVGDSTCEQGMGSMSITDCQPGDSQHPQVKDKSQNMSSALDEANDLYNLVKSAPFMGSSMPGLDNELHNVELPDGSTNLTWSKVSNSGTKDSNLFDDDPFYDDFNMDEVDLSIENYEELFGVSIDNCDQLFKSEDIDGLFGTKDMSVAESSFQGVNAVEGSTVGRVNTVQSACSNAASAESMMSCKTEPPTLCFARQQSSVSFSNLTGESNAGDYQDCGASSMLRMGELPWHPPCPESSMPSTSRSDAVLRYKEKKKTRQFDKRVRYVSRKARADVRRRVKGRFVKAGDAYDYDPLNETRSY; from the exons ATGGGTTATACATGTGAATATTGTGGGGAGCAACGATCAATTGTCTATTGCCGGTCTGATTCAGCTTGCTTGTGTTTGTCGTGTGATCGAAATGTCCATTCTGCAAATGCCCTGTCACAGCGTCATTCCAGGACACTTGTATGTGAAAGATGTAATTCCCAACCAGCTATTTTCAGATGTGTCGAGGAGAGGGTCTCTCTATGCCAGAATTGTGATTGGATGGCTCATGCTAGTTCTAGTACAGGTTCAACACATAAGAGACAAGCACTTAATTGTTATACAGGGTGTCCTTCTGCGGTAGAGCTCTCTACTATTTGGTCATTTCTTCTAGATGACCCTTCAGTTGGTGATTCGACTTGTGAGCAAGGGATGGGTTCAATGAGCATCACTGATTGCCAACCTGGGGATAGCCAACATCCTCAAGTAAAGGACAAATCTCAAAACATGTCTTCTGCACTTGATGAAGCAAACGATTTGTATAATCTAGTCAAGTCTGCCCCTTTTATGGGATCATCTATGCCTGGTCTTGATAACGAGCTACACAATGTTGAACTGCCTGATGGATCCACAAATTTAACTTGGTCTAAG GTGAGCAATTCTGGAACAAAAGACTCAAATTTATTTGACGATGATCCTTTTTATGATGATTTCAATATGGATGAAGTGGACTTGAGTATTGAAAATTATGAAGAGCTATTTGGTGTTTCTATTGATAATTGTGATCAGCTGTTTAAGAGTGAAGACATTGATGGCTTATTTGGGACGAAGGACATGTCAGTTGCTGAGTCCAGCTTCCAGGGTGTCAATGCTGTCGAG GGATCAACAGTGGGAAGGGTAAACACGGTGCAGTCAGCTTGTAGCAATGCAGCATCGGCAGAATCCATGATGAGCTGCAAGACAGAACCTCCTACCCTTTGCTTTGCAAGGCAACAGTCCAGCGTCTCATTTTCAAACCTCACCGGAGAGAGCAACGCTGGAGATTATCAAGACTGTGGAGCCTCCTCAATGCTTCGCATGGGAGAGCTACCATGGCATCCGCCATGTCCTGAAAGTTCAATGCCATCAACTAGCAGGAGTGATGCTGTATTACGCtacaaggaaaagaaaaagacacGCCA ATTTGACAAGCGAGTGAGATATGTTTCTCGCAAGGCAAGAGCAGATGTGAGAAGGCGTGTGAAGGGGCGGTTTGTCAAGGCTGGTGATGCTTATGACTATGATCCACTGAACGAAACTAGAAGCTATTAA